The following are encoded in a window of Chiloscyllium plagiosum isolate BGI_BamShark_2017 chromosome 11, ASM401019v2, whole genome shotgun sequence genomic DNA:
- the LOC122554795 gene encoding tumor necrosis factor ligand superfamily member 6-like isoform X1, producing the protein MEPDFRYPQVYTVGSDSNLDRYPTALAHPVMLPTQKERKTEWQKACTVVILFLALLILAGMAFGGFYLFQLHQKLDKIKEGQASEGQQQKIIAGPPEISKSSEIVAHVTGLNIIKNSKTLVWDAELGLALVKGVSYNAGALIINESGNYLIYSKVFFRGQMCKSDVYLEHIVFKRTNLYPKDIKLMVTNNGNSCPGNSAGWSSNSFQSGIFNLKKNDHIYVNVSDPTFVNFDQFNTYFGLHKL; encoded by the exons ATGGAGCCTGATTTCAGATACCCCCAGGTTTACACCGTGGGCAGTGATTCGAACCTTGATCGTTATCCGACAGCTCTAGCGCACCCAGTAATGCTGCCAACACAGAAGGAAAGGAAGacggagtggcagaaagcatgcACTGTTGTAATTCTATTCCTGGCACTCTTAATATTAGCTGGAATGGCATTTGGAGGCTTCTATTTGTTTCAACTCCATCAAAAACTCGACAAAATAAAAGAG GGTCAGGCCAGTGAAGGTCAACAACAAAAGATTATTG CAGGGCCTCCAGAGATCAGTAAATCATCTGAGATTGTTGCGCACGTTACAG GATTGAATATCATTAAGAATTCCAAGACACTTGTGTGGGACGCTGAGTTGGGTCTTGCCTTGGTCAAAGGAGTAAGCTACAATGCAGGAGCATTGATCATCAATGAATCCGGAAACTACTTAATTTACTCCAAAGTGTTCTTCCGAGGGCAAATGTGCAAATCGGATGTTTATCTGGAACATATTGTGTTTAAACGAACTAACCTCTATCCTAAAGATATCAAACTCATGGTTACCAATAATGGCAACAGTTGTCCCGGGAATAGTGCAGGGTGGTCAAGCAACAGCTTTCAATCAGgaatttttaacttaaaaaagaATGATCACATATATGTGAATGTCTCAGATCCTACATTTGTTAACTTTGATCAATTTAACACATATTTTGGATTACATAAgctttaa
- the LOC122554795 gene encoding tumor necrosis factor ligand superfamily member 6-like isoform X2, with product MEPDFRYPQVYTVGSDSNLDRYPTALAHPVMLPTQKERKTEWQKACTVVILFLALLILAGMAFGGFYLFQLHQKLDKIKEGQASEGQQQKIIGPPEISKSSEIVAHVTGLNIIKNSKTLVWDAELGLALVKGVSYNAGALIINESGNYLIYSKVFFRGQMCKSDVYLEHIVFKRTNLYPKDIKLMVTNNGNSCPGNSAGWSSNSFQSGIFNLKKNDHIYVNVSDPTFVNFDQFNTYFGLHKL from the exons ATGGAGCCTGATTTCAGATACCCCCAGGTTTACACCGTGGGCAGTGATTCGAACCTTGATCGTTATCCGACAGCTCTAGCGCACCCAGTAATGCTGCCAACACAGAAGGAAAGGAAGacggagtggcagaaagcatgcACTGTTGTAATTCTATTCCTGGCACTCTTAATATTAGCTGGAATGGCATTTGGAGGCTTCTATTTGTTTCAACTCCATCAAAAACTCGACAAAATAAAAGAG GGTCAGGCCAGTGAAGGTCAACAACAAAAGATTATTG GGCCTCCAGAGATCAGTAAATCATCTGAGATTGTTGCGCACGTTACAG GATTGAATATCATTAAGAATTCCAAGACACTTGTGTGGGACGCTGAGTTGGGTCTTGCCTTGGTCAAAGGAGTAAGCTACAATGCAGGAGCATTGATCATCAATGAATCCGGAAACTACTTAATTTACTCCAAAGTGTTCTTCCGAGGGCAAATGTGCAAATCGGATGTTTATCTGGAACATATTGTGTTTAAACGAACTAACCTCTATCCTAAAGATATCAAACTCATGGTTACCAATAATGGCAACAGTTGTCCCGGGAATAGTGCAGGGTGGTCAAGCAACAGCTTTCAATCAGgaatttttaacttaaaaaagaATGATCACATATATGTGAATGTCTCAGATCCTACATTTGTTAACTTTGATCAATTTAACACATATTTTGGATTACATAAgctttaa